The region actgagggagcggcacatagtcggagggtcagtactgagggaacgccgcactggcggagggtgagtacagagggagcgccgcactgtgggagggtcagtacagagggagcgccgcactgtgggagggtcagtactgagggagtgtcgcactgtcggagggtcagtactgagggagtgccgcactgtgggagggtcagtacagagggagcgccgcactgtgggagggtcagtactgagggagcaccgcactgtcggagggtcagtacggagggagtgccgcactgtcggagggtcagtacagtgggagttCCCATTGTAAACAGACTGCCGTCGCACTGTCTCTCGCCGCTCACAAAAGTCTGCGTTCTGATCCTCACGGCTCTACGGACAACGTGGTGATCCCGACAGCCTGGAGCGGATTCAGACTTTTGAAATGGAGGAACATTCTCGAAGCGGCTGCACCCTTTTTCAGCTGAAACACTTCCTCTCAGCAAGCCCCAACCCCTGGACGTGCAGCAGGAAACTGACAGTTGAAATGCTACTTCAGCAGTCAGAATCTTTACACTCGGACTTGTGCGTAAACACCGATAGACAGATGGCTAACCAGGGGGTAAGTTTGCAGCTACTCCCGACCCAAGTACTGGGGTGTCCAGGTGTGTCGCGTGCATTGTACATTTGCTGTATATGTGTGTTCTCTGCATTCCCTGATATAGACATCTAACATGCTGGCTAATGTAGTTCAATAGCTTGTCTCTTGCACAAAGCTGCTGCATTTCCATCGCCCCCTTTTCATCCTCAGGTTGTGCCAATGTACTTCCTAGTTGATCTAGAGCTGgagtgatcctccgacagtgcggcgctccctcagtactgaccctccgaccgtgcggcgctccctcaggactgacccgactgtgcggcgctccctcaggactgaccctccgacagtgcggctctccctcagtactgaccctccgacgctccctcaggactgaccctccgaccatgcggcgctccctcaggactgaccctccgactgtgcggcgctccctcagtactgaccctcccacagtgtggcgctccctcagtactgacccttcaacagtgcggcacactgtgggagggtcagtgcttagggagtgccgcactgtgggagggtcagtactgagggagcgccgcactgtgggagggtcagtactgagggagcagcgcactgtgggaaggtcagtgctgagggagcgccgcactgtgggagggtcagtgctgagggagcgccgcactgtcggagggtcagtactgagggagcgccgcactgtgggagggtcagtactgcgggagcgccgcactgtcagagtgccagtactgagggagcgccgcactgtgggagggtcagtactgagggagcgccgcactgtgggagggtcagtactgagggagcgccgcactgtcggagggtcagtactgagggagtgtcgcactgtcggagggtcagtactgagggagcgccgcactgtcggagggtcagtactgagggagcgccgcacagtcggagggtcagtactgagggagtgtcgcactgtcggagggtcagtgctgagtgagtgccgcactgtgggagggtcagtactgtgggagggtcagtactgtgggggtgccgcactgtgggagggtcagtacagaggaagtgccgcactgtcggagggtcagtattgatggagtgccgcactgtgggagggtcagtactgagggagcaccgcactgtcggagggtcagtattgagcgagtgccgcactgtgggagtgccagtactgagggagtgccgcactgtcggagggtcagtgctgagggagtgccgcactgtgggagggtcagtactgagggagcgccgcacggtgggagggtcagtactgagggagcgccgcactgtcggaggctcagtactgagggagcgccgcactgtcggagggtcaatactgagggagcgccgcactgtcggagggtcagtactgagggagctccgcactgtgggagggtcagtactgagggagcgccgcactgtgggagggtcagtgctgagggagtgccgcactgtcggagggtcagtgctgagggagtgccgcactgtcggagggtcagtcctgagggagcgccgcactgttggagggtcagtactgcgggagcgccacactgtcggagggtcagtactgagggagcgccgcactgtgggagggtcagtactgagggagtgccgcactgtgggagggtcagtgctgagggagtgccgcactgtggtagggtcagtgctgagggagtgccgcactgtcggagggtcagtgctgagggagtgccgcactgtgggagggtcagtactgagggagcgccgcactgtgggagggtcagtgctgagggagtgccgcactgtcggagggtcagtgctgagggagtgccgcactgtcggagggtcagtcctgagggagcgccgcactgttggagggtcagtactgcgggagcgccacactgtcggagggtcagtactgagggagcgccgcactgtgggagggtcagtgctgagggagtgtcgcactgtggtagggtcagtgctgagggagtgccgcactgtggtagggtcagtgctgagggagctcggcactgtggaaaggtcagtgctgagggagcgccgcactgtgggtcagtgctgagggagcgccgcactgttggagggtcagtattgagggagtgccgcactgtcggagggtcagtactgagggagtgccgcactgtttagagggtcagtactgaggaagtgccgcactgtcggagggtcagtactgagggagtgtcgcactgtcggagggtcagtgctgagggagcgccgcactgtcagagggtcagtgcttagggagtgccgcactgtcagagggtcagtactgagggagtgccgcactgttggagggtcagtactgagggagcgccgcactgtcggagggtcagtactgagggagtgtcgcactgtcggagggtcagtgctgagtgagtgccgcactgtgggagggtcagtactgtgggagggtcagtactgtgggggtgccgcactgtgggagggtcagtacagaggaagtgccgcactgtcggagggtcagtattgatggagtgccgcactgtgggagggtcagtactgagggagcaccgcactgtcggagggtcagtattgagcgagtgccgcactgttggagggtcagtactgagggagcgccgcacagtcggagggtcagtactgagggagtgtcgcactgtcggagggtcagtgctgagtgagtgccgcactgtgggagggtcagtactgtgggagggtcagtactgtgggggtgccgcactgtgggagggtcagtacagaggaagtgccgcactgtcggagggtcagtattgatggagtgccgcactgtgggagggtcagtactgagggagcaccgcactgtcggagggtcagtattgagcgagtgccgcactgtgggagtgccagtactgagggagtgccgcactgtcggagggtcagtgctgagggagtgccgcactgtgggagggtcagtactgagggagcgccgcacggtgggagggtcagtactgagggagcgccgcactgtcggagggtcagtactgagggagctccgcactgtgggagggtcagtactgagggagcgccgcactgtgggagggtcagtgctgagggagtgccgcactgtcggagggtcagtgctgagggagtgccgcactgtcggagggtcagtcctgagggagcgccgcactgttggagggtcagtactgagggagcgccgcactgtgggagggtcagtgctgagggagtgccgcactgtcggagggtcagtgctgagggagtgccgcactgtcggagggtcagtcctgagggagcgccgcactgttggagggtcagtactgcgggagcgccacactgtcggagggtcagtactgagggagcgccgcactgtgggagggtcagtgctgagggagtgtcgcactgtggtagggtcagtgctgagggagtgccgcactgtggtagggtcagtgctgagggagctcggcactgtggaaaggtcagtgctgagggagcgccgcactgtgggtcagtgctgagggagcgccgcactgttggagggtcagtattgagggagtgccgcactgtcggagggtcagtactgagggagtgccgcactgtttagagggtcagtactgaggaagtgccgcactgttggagggtcagtactgagggagtgccgcactgtcggagggtcagtactgagggagtgccgcactgtcggagggtcagtactgagggagtgccgcactgtttagagggtcagtactgaggaagtgcagcactgtcggagggtcagtactgagggagtgcagcactgtcggagggtcagtactgagggagtgccgcactgtcggagggtcagtactgagggagcgccgtactgtgggagggtcagtactgagggtgcgccgcactgtcggagggtcagtgctgagggagcgcaaaactgtgggagggtcagtactgagggagcgccgtactgtgggagggtcagtactgagggtgcgccgcactgtcggagggtcagtgctgagggagcgcaaaactgtgggagggtcagtactgagggagcgccgcactgtcggagggtcagtgctgagggagtgccgcattgtcggagagtcagtactgagggagtgccgcactgtcggagggtcagtgctgagtgagtgccgcactgtgggagggtcagtactgtgggagggtcagtacagaggaagtgccgcactgtgggagggtcagtacagaggaagtgccgcactgtcggagggtcagtattgatggagtgccgcactgtcagagggtcagtgctgagggagcgtcgcactgtgggagggtcagtactgagggagctccgcactgtgggagggtcagtactgagggagcaccgcactgtgggagggtcagtactgagggagcaccgcactgtcggagggtcagtactgatggagtgtcgcactgtgggatggtcagtgctgagtgagtgccgcactgatagagggtcagtactgagggagtgccgcactgtgggagggtcagtactgagagagtgccgcactgtcggagggtcagtgctgagggagtgccgcactgtgggagggtcagtgctgaggaagcgccgcactgtgggtcagtgctgagggagcgccgcactgtgggagggtcagcgcactgtgggaaggtcagtgctgagggagcgccgcactgtgggagggtcagagctgagggagcgccggactgtcggagggtcagtactgagggagcgccgcactgtgggagggtcagtactgagggagcgccgcactgtgggagggtcagtactgagggagcgccgcactgtcggagggtcagtactgagggagtgtcgcactgtcggaggttcagtactgagggagcgccgcactgtgggagggtcagtactgagggagcgccgcactgtcggagggtcagtactgagggagtgtcgcactgtcggagggtcagtactgagggagaaccgcactgataagagggtcagtgctgagggagtgccgcactgtcggagggtcagtacggagggagcgccgcactgtcggagggtcagtactgagggagcgccgcacggtcggagggtcagtactgagggagtgccgcactgtcggagggtcagtacggagggagcaccgcactgtcggagggtcagtactgagggagtgccgcactgttggagggtcagtacggagggagtgccgcactgtcggagggtcagtactgagggagtgctgcactgtgggagggtcagtactgagggagcgccgcactgtcggagggtcagtactgagggagcgccgcactgtcggagggtcagtactgagggagtgccgcactgtgggagggtcagtactgagggagcgccgcactgtcggagggtcagtactgagggagtgccgcactgtcggagggtcagtactgagggagcgccgcactgtcggagggtcagtacagtgggagttCCCATTGTAAACAGACTGCCGTCGCACTGTCTCTCGCCGCTCACAAAAGTCCGCGTTCTGATCCTCACGGCTCTACGGACAACGTGGTGATCCCGACAGCCTGGAGCGGATTCAGACTTTTGAAATGGAGGAACATTCTCGAAGCGGCTGCACCCTTTTTCAGCTGAAACACTTCCTCTCAGCAAGCCCCAACCCCTGGACGTGCAGCAGGAAACTGACAGTTGAAATGCTACTTCAGCAGTCAGAATCTTTACACTCGGACTTGTGCGTAAACACCGATAGACAGATGGCTAACCAGGGGGTAAGTTTGCAGCTACTCCCGACCCAAGTGCTGGGGTGTCCAGGTGTGTCGCGTGCATTGTACATTTGCTGTATATGTGTGTTCTCTGCATTCCCTGATATAGACATCTAACATGCTGGCTAATGTAGTTCAATAGCTTGTCTCTTGCACAAAGCTGCTGCATTTCCATCGCCCCCTTTTCATCCTCAGGTTGTGCCAATGTACTTCCTAGTTGATCTAGAGCTGgagtgatcctccgacagtgcggcgctccctcagtactgaccctccgaccgtgcggcgctccctcaggactgacccgactgtgcggcgctccctcagtactgaccctccgacattgcggtgctccctcagtactgaccctccgacagtgcggcgctccctcagtactgaccctccgaccgtgcggcgctccctcaggactgacccgactgtgcggcgctccctcagtactgaccctccgaccgtgcggcgctccctcaggactgacccgactgtgcggcgctccctcagtactgaccctccgacattgcggtgctccctcagtactgaccctcccacagtgcgctgctccctcagtactgaccctccgacagtgcggcactccctcagtactgaccctcccacagtgcgctgctccctcagtactgaccctccgacagtgcggacctccctgagcactgaccctctgacagtgcggcgctccctcagtactgaccctcccacagtgcggcgctccctcagtactgaccctcccacagtgcggcgctccctcggtactgaccccccgacagaccgacgctccctcagtactgaccctcccacagtgcggcgctccctcaatactgacccttcaacagtgcggtgctccctcagtactgaccctccgacagtgcggacctccctcagcactgaccctctgacagtgcggcgctccctcagtactgaccctccgacagtgcggctccctcagtactgaccctccgacagtgcggcactccctcagtactgaccctccgacagtgcggctccctcagtactgaccctccgacagtgcggcactccctcagtactgaccctccgacagtgcggctccctcagtactgaccctccgacagtgcggcactcactcagtactgaccctccgacagtgcggcgctccctcagcactgaccctccgacagtgcggctccctcagtactgaccctccgacagtgcggcgctccctcagcactgaccctccgactgtccgacgctccctcagcactgaccctccgacagtgcggcgctccctcactaagaGGCCAATCTCTAACCCAGCAAACCGTTTTTGTTTTCCAGAAGGTTCCGGTCGCCGAGCCAGGGGATAAGCTGGAACGATCCGATGGCTTGATAAGTCACTGGGGCCTGTACACAGGAGGAAGCGTGATCCACAAGGGTCCAGGTGAGTTGGAATTTCAGCCTCTACCACCGCCATCTTCGGTGGGGCAAGATGAAAATCTAATCATTGAAGAGCTGAACTGACAGCAGTTCCTAATTCGGTTGAGAGAGTGCGCGAGCTTCACCATAAGACAGAAGCAGAGGGGGACAAAAAAGCATGCAAGGCGTTACAGCCCCACTGTTGGAGAGTGGCTGTAATTGCAGCGTGACATGTTTACAAAGGAAGTTGTTGCAGGGCACCATTTTGAGTACATACAGAGTGTTCTTCTAAGTCTTTCTCTTGTGTCGCTGCTTCACTGGCATTTGTCGGGGATTCTGAGCACGTGCGCGCTCTGGGCAGGCTTATTCAAAATGGAGGTGGCCACGGGTATTTTGCTCCGGAcattgtttagaacatagaacaatacagcgcagtacaggcccttcggcccacgatgttgcaccaaaacaaaagccatctaacctacgctatgccattatcatccatatgtttatccaataaacttttaaatgccctcaatgttggcgagttcactactgtagcaggtagggcattccacggcctcactactctttgcgtaaagaacctacctctgacctctgtcctatatctattacccctcagtttaaagtcatgtcccctcgtgccagccatttccatccgtgggagaaggctctcactgtccaccctatacaaccccctgatcattttgtatgcctctattaagtctcctcttaaccttcttctctccaacgaaaacaacctcaagtccatcagcctttcctcataagattttccctccatgccaggcaacatcctggtaaatctcctctgcacccgctccaaagcctccacgtccttcctataatgcggtgaccagaactgtacgcaatactccaaatgcggccgtaccagagttctgtacagctgcaacatgacctcccgactccggaactcaatccctctaccaataaaggccaacactccataggccttcttcacaaccctatcaacctgggtggcaactttcagggatctatgtacatggacacctagatccctctgctcatccacactttcaagaactttaccattagccaaatattccgcattcctgttattccttccaaagtgaatcacctcacatttctctacattaaactccatttgccacctctcagcccagctctgcagcttatctatatccctctgtaacctgctacatccttccacactatcgacaacaccaccgactttagtatcgtctgcaaatttactcacccacccttctgcgccttcctctaggtcattgataaaaatgacaaacagcaacggccccagaacagattcttgtggtactccacttgtgactgtactccattctgaacatttcccattaaccaccaccctctgtcttctttcagctagccaatttctgatccacatctctaaatcaccctcaatccccagcctccgtattttttgcaatagcctaccgtggggaaccttatcaaacgctttgctgaaatccatatacaccacatcaactgctctaccctcgtctacctgttcagtcaccttctcaaagaactcaataaggtttgtgaggcatgacctacccttcacaaagccatgctgactatccctgatcatattattcctatctagatgattataaatcttgtctcttataatcccctccaagactttacccactacagatgtgaggctcaccggtctatagttgccggggttgtctctgctcccctttttgaacaaagggaccacatttgctgtcctccagtcctctggcactattcctgtagccaatgatgacataaaaatcaaagccaaaggtccagcaatctcttccctggcctcccatagaatcctaggataaatcccatcaggtcccggggacttatctattttcagcctgtccagaattgccaacacctcttccctacgtacctcaatgccatctattctattagcctgcggctcagcattctcctccacaacattatctttttcctgagtgaatactgacgaaaaatattcatttagtatctcgcctatctcttcagactccacacacaatttcccatccctgtccttgactggtcctactctttccctagtcattcgcttattcctgacatacctatagaaagcttttgggttttccttgatccttcctgccaaatacttctcatgtcccctccttgctcgtcttagctctctctttagatccttcctcgctaccttgtaactatccatcgccccgaccgaaacttcacacctcatcttcacataggcctccttcttcctcttaacaagagattccacttccttggtaaaccacggttccctcgctcgacgccttcctccctgcctgaccggtacatacttatcaagaacacgcagtagctgatccttgaacaagccccacttatccagtgtgcccaacacttgcagcctacctctccatcttatcccccccaagtcacgtctaatggcatcataattgcccttcccccagctataactcttgccctgcggtgtatacttatccctttccatcattaacgtaaacgtcacaggTAAAtgtcagtaatttcattgaagcctacttgtgacaataaacgattattattattctaattcTTATCGTTTCTCAGCCAACCAGGAGACATCGTCGAAAATAGCCACAGGTAAAACGGTGCCCGGTATGGTGAAGGAGGACACCTACGAAatcttctccaaagggcaaaaagtAAAAGTGCACAAGAGTACTTTGCCAAGCGGAGAAAACATCAAAGCAGTCACTGAAGCAAGGAAGCAGATTGGATCAACCACTTACAATCTCTTTGAAGACAACTGCGAGCACTTTGTCACATCTGTCGTGGGCGAACGCAGGTCGACTCAAGTAAGTGCAATCCATTTGCATTTTGGTCGGTCAAATCGGGGCACGACCTACTCAGttcatggtagggagttggggggagtctgacagaacagagagatctcggggtacaggtccatagctccttgaaggtggagtcgcaggtggacaggttgatgaagaaggcattcagcatgcgaggttttattggtca is a window of Scyliorhinus torazame isolate Kashiwa2021f chromosome 26, sScyTor2.1, whole genome shotgun sequence DNA encoding:
- the LOC140402918 gene encoding phospholipase A and acyltransferase 2-like; translation: MEEHSRSGCTLFQLKHFLSASPNPWTCSRKLTVEMLLQQSESLHSDLCVNTDRQMANQGKVPVAEPGDKLERSDGLISHWGLYTGGSVIHKGPANQETSSKIATGKTVPGMVKEDTYEIFSKGQKVKVHKSTLPSGENIKAVTEARKQIGSTTYNLFEDNCEHFVTSVVGERRSTQVENFERVTENINEYLKENQNF